The Apium graveolens cultivar Ventura chromosome 11, ASM990537v1, whole genome shotgun sequence genome has a window encoding:
- the LOC141695327 gene encoding uncharacterized protein LOC141695327 yields the protein MDKSWISKDRDSLEFEIGVEEFLIFAEENCKDPKRIPCPCGRCVNFKKFSTKIIKGHIYDHGFSLGYVDWIWHEEKSTRSTRSSIGSTRPASDQPIEHFVASETVEVCEAAFNSGNYDKDSYDFQRFIVDAEQPLFEGSECTKLESMLKLHNWKARFGISDTAFTELLSSVGSILPKDNVLPPNAYEAKKTLSDLGLVYLKIHSCPNDCILYRGIHSDASQCPHCKLSRWKVRKNGQLRVNVPAKVMWYFPIIPRFKRLFKSPSTVELMTWHANQRINDDKMRHPADSPSWRNIDYRWPAFGSESRNIRLALSADGINPHTNGLVNRYTCWPVVLVTYNLPPWLCMKRKFMMLSVLVPGLHEPGNNIDVYLQPLIDDLKKLWEEGEPNVYDAYSKSYFTLKAILLWTINDFPAYGNLSGCVNKGYKSCPICGDDTVAKYLSHSRKMCFQGHHRYLPRQHPYRRQKAAFNGQQELGNACQPLSGEEVLARQERIDFCFGKEVKKSKKVECPWKKKSVFFELEYWKYHHVRHCLDVMHIEKNVCDNLLGTLLNMRKSKDSEAARRDMIDMGVRHDLAPQVGEKKTYLPPSPFTLSKVEKKKVLNSFLSMKLPSGHGSNIKNCVSMSDLKIYGLKSHDCHILLQQLLPVAIRSVLPKNVRVTIIRLCLF from the coding sequence ATGGATAAGTCGTGGATATCGAAAGATAGGGATTCTTTAGAATTTGAAATTGGCGTCGAAGAATTCTTGATTTTCGCTGAAGAAAATTGTAAAGATCCTAAAAGAATTCCTTGTCCATGTGGTCGATGtgtgaattttaaaaaattctcaaCCAAAATCATAAAGGGACATATCTACGATCATGGTTTTAGTTTGGGGTATgttgattggatttggcatgaaGAAAAATCTACTAGGAGTACTAGGTCTTCTATAGGTAGTACACGTCCTGCTTCAGACCAACCTATAGAGCACTTTGTTGCATCAGAAActgttgaagtttgtgaagcggCTTTTAATTCGGGTAATTACGATAAGGATTCATATGATTTTCAGAGGTTTATTGTTGATGCGGAACAACCGTTGTTTGAGGGCAGCGAGTGTACAAAGTTAGAGTCAATGTTAAAATTGCACAACTGGAAAGCTAGGTTTGGTATTAGCGATACTGCCTTTACTGAGCTGCTCTCTTCAGTTGGCTCGATCCTTCCCAAAGATAATGTGTTGCCTCCTAACGCATATGAAGCGAAGAAAACTTTATCCGATTTAGGTCTAGTGTATTTAAAAATTCATTCGTGTCCCAATGATTGTATACTGTATAGGGGCATACATTCTGATGCTTCTCAGTGTCCTCATTGCAAGCTGTCACGTTGGAAAGTGCGGAAGAATGGCCAACTTAGGGTCAATGTTCCAGCCAAGGTCATGTGGTATTTTCCTATAATTCCAAGATTTAAACGGTTATTTAAATCTCCCTCTACTGTTGAACTCATGACTTGGCATGCAAATCAGCGAATAAATGATGACAAGATGCGACATCCGGCCGACTCTCCTTCTTGGAGGAATATCGATTACCGGTGGCCTGCCTTTGGTAGTGAATCTAGGAATATTAGGTTGGCTTTATCAGCGGATGGTATCAACCCGCATACTAATGGGTTAGTCAATCGATATACATGCTGGCCAGTAGTGTTGGTAACGTACAATCTTCCTCCGTGGTTATGCATGAAAAGGAAGTTCATGATGTTGTCAGTTTTAGTTCCTGGTCTACATGAGCCGGGAAATAACATCGACGTTTATTTACAACCGTTGATTGATGATCTGAAAAAACTTTGGGAAGAAGGTGAACCAAACGTTTATGACGCCTATAGTAAATCATATTTCACTCTAAAAGCAATTTTATTGTGGACTATAAATGATTTTCCAGCATATGGAAACTTGTCAGGCTGCGTGAATAAGGGTTATAAGAGTTGTCCAATTTGTGGTGACGATACTGTGGCTAAATATTTAAGTCATAGTAGGAAGATGTGCTTCCAAGGTCATCACCGTTATTTGCCTAGGCAGCACCCTTATAGGAGGCAGAAGGCGGCCTTTAACGGACAACAAGAGTTGGGGAACGCATGTCAACCCCTTTCCGGAGAAGAAGTGTTAGCGCGTCAGGAACGAATTGATTTTTGTTTTGGAAAAGAGGTGAAGAAGTCGAAGAAggtggaatgtccatggaagaaAAAATCTGTTTTCTTTGAGTTAGAATATTGGAAATATCATCATGTTCGCCACTGTCTCGATGTTATGCACATCGAGAAAAATGTGTGTGATAATCTGCTTGGGACGTTATTAAATATGCGAAAGTCAAAAGATAGTGAGGCGGCACGTCGTGATATGATTGATATGGGTGTTAGACATGATTTAGCTCCTCAAGTAGGAGAAAAGAAGACCTATCTGCCTCCTTCCCCTTTTACTTTGTCAAAGGTTGAAAAAAAGAAAGTGTTGAACTCATTCTTGTCTATGAAACTTCCTTCTGGACATGGATCAAACATAAAAAATTGTGTATCCATGTCTGATTTGAAGATATACGGGCTTAAGTCCCATGACTGCCATATTCTTCTCCAACAACTCCTCCCTGTTGCCATTCGATCCGTTCTCCCGAAAAATGTTAGGGTCACAATCATACGATTGTGCCTTTTTTAA